One window of the Frigoribacterium sp. Leaf415 genome contains the following:
- a CDS encoding DUF6286 domain-containing protein codes for MSTASLYKRIVRRETHSSRAGIAITLAVLLIVALAWIGTEAVLAAVGTAPLLLAPTDLVGSTLDAASAPVGVLTAVAIVVALIGLVLIVVSLAPGRRGRRGGKAERTVAVVDDRVIARSLARTASYAGDVDPSQVNVSVGKRSALIEVTRTSGRQTDVRSIDEAVRDELGAYDFSPALRHKVKLSEKGTVGS; via the coding sequence ATGAGCACCGCATCGCTCTACAAGCGCATCGTGCGCCGCGAGACGCACTCGTCCCGGGCCGGCATCGCCATCACGCTCGCCGTCCTGTTGATCGTCGCCCTGGCGTGGATCGGCACCGAGGCGGTCCTCGCCGCCGTCGGGACGGCTCCGCTGCTCCTGGCGCCGACCGACCTCGTCGGTTCGACCCTGGACGCCGCGAGCGCGCCCGTCGGCGTCCTGACCGCCGTCGCGATCGTCGTGGCGCTGATCGGGCTCGTCCTGATCGTCGTGTCGCTCGCCCCGGGCCGTCGTGGCCGCCGTGGCGGCAAGGCCGAGCGCACCGTGGCCGTGGTCGACGACCGGGTCATCGCCCGCTCGCTGGCCCGCACCGCGAGCTACGCCGGTGACGTCGACCCCTCGCAGGTCAACGTCAGCGTCGGCAAGCGCAGCGCCCTGATCGAGGTCACCCGCACCTCCGGACGTCAGACCGACGTCCGCAGCATCGACGAGGCCGTCCGTGACGAACTGGGCGCCTACGACTTCAGCCCGGCCCTGCGTCACAAGGTCAAGCTGTCCGAGAAAGGAACGGTCGGCTCATGA
- a CDS encoding DUF2273 domain-containing protein, whose product MTATTTGILVGAVLALTAVAFGFWAFVFVAIAMAIGFGVGRVVEGKLDIRGLADALRGRRSS is encoded by the coding sequence GTGACCGCCACGACCACCGGCATCCTGGTCGGAGCCGTCCTGGCACTGACCGCCGTGGCCTTCGGCTTCTGGGCCTTCGTGTTCGTCGCGATCGCGATGGCGATCGGGTTCGGCGTCGGCCGCGTCGTCGAGGGCAAGCTCGACATCCGAGGCCTGGCCGACGCACTCCGCGGGCGGCGGTCGTCGTGA
- a CDS encoding Asp23/Gls24 family envelope stress response protein codes for MSNVTPATSTSTAAAKNTSSHAAGKNTIAEGVVSKVAGIAAREVRGVHDLGNGAARAIGAIRNVINQQDRGQGVSVEVGEKQVAADIVIVAEYPVELQKVADDVRKAVTDAISQVVGMEVTEVNVTISDVYIPSEDDNDDDNDSRVK; via the coding sequence ATGAGCAACGTGACCCCCGCCACCAGCACCAGCACCGCTGCTGCCAAGAACACGTCGTCGCACGCCGCCGGCAAGAACACCATCGCCGAGGGCGTCGTCTCGAAGGTCGCCGGCATCGCTGCCCGCGAGGTGCGTGGCGTCCACGACCTCGGCAACGGCGCCGCTCGTGCCATCGGCGCGATCCGCAACGTGATCAACCAGCAGGACCGCGGCCAGGGCGTCTCGGTCGAGGTCGGCGAGAAGCAGGTCGCCGCCGACATCGTCATCGTCGCCGAGTACCCCGTCGAGCTGCAGAAGGTCGCCGACGACGTCCGCAAGGCCGTCACCGACGCCATCTCGCAGGTCGTCGGCATGGAGGTCACCGAGGTCAACGTCACGATCTCGGACGTCTACATCCCCTCCGAGGACGACAACGACGACGACAACGACAGCCGCGTCAAGTGA
- a CDS encoding RNA polymerase sigma factor yields MVVKEAQCGPPGPCTKSRPVRSQEVVITTDDPLLDAADATLAVRARDGDVQAYEVIARRHGPLMRVYAARLLGSDLESDDVVQDAFLTAWRRLADLDDPSRVRNWLMRIVSNKAVDRLRVRRDHDDVDRLEVSAPRHETPERVVEARLQLDAMWSALDKLPLDQRRCWLLRETADYSYADIAEALDLPVSTVRGKIARARAFLITEMEAWR; encoded by the coding sequence GTGGTAGTCAAGGAGGCGCAGTGCGGGCCACCCGGCCCGTGCACCAAGTCCCGCCCCGTCCGATCGCAGGAGGTCGTCATCACCACCGACGACCCCCTCCTCGACGCCGCGGACGCGACGTTGGCCGTCCGGGCGCGCGACGGCGACGTGCAGGCCTACGAGGTCATCGCCCGGCGTCACGGACCGCTGATGCGGGTGTATGCCGCGCGCCTGCTGGGCTCCGACCTCGAGTCGGACGACGTGGTGCAGGACGCGTTCCTCACCGCGTGGCGACGCCTGGCCGACCTCGACGACCCGTCCCGGGTGCGCAACTGGCTGATGCGCATCGTCAGCAACAAGGCGGTCGACCGTCTGCGGGTCCGGCGCGACCACGACGACGTCGATCGGCTCGAGGTGTCGGCCCCGCGACACGAGACGCCCGAGCGTGTGGTCGAGGCCCGGCTGCAGCTCGACGCCATGTGGTCGGCGCTCGACAAGCTCCCCCTCGACCAGCGACGGTGTTGGCTGTTGCGAGAGACCGCCGACTACTCGTACGCGGACATCGCCGAGGCCCTCGACCTGCCCGTCTCGACGGTCCGGGGCAAGATCGCGCGGGCACGGGCGTTCCTGATCACCGAGATGGAGGCGTGGCGATGA
- a CDS encoding Asp23/Gls24 family envelope stress response protein, translating into MSIDDHSPLDVPETDDTVDGIPVDRLVDYLDAGRTPRDPAIEGSAACRLYLQSLARVHELSRASLEDRATREPDRDGAWIDGLLDSIRREVVGGREIPVTHPDPSVRLSVTEAAARGLVRRAGDAQPGVVLGSTAFEGDLTTAGADVVVRVTAAARYGLDLGAVADELRTRITETLTRHTGLTVTRVDVLVDDVFVAREDDR; encoded by the coding sequence ATGAGCATCGACGACCATTCCCCCCTCGACGTGCCCGAGACCGACGACACGGTCGACGGCATCCCGGTCGACCGTCTCGTCGACTACCTCGACGCCGGGCGCACGCCGCGCGACCCGGCCATCGAGGGGTCCGCCGCCTGCCGGCTGTACCTGCAGTCGCTGGCCCGGGTGCACGAGCTGTCCCGCGCCTCCCTCGAGGACCGGGCCACCCGGGAGCCCGACCGCGACGGCGCCTGGATCGACGGCCTCCTCGACTCGATCCGTCGCGAGGTCGTGGGCGGTCGCGAGATTCCGGTGACGCACCCCGACCCCTCGGTGCGGTTGAGCGTCACCGAGGCCGCGGCACGCGGGCTGGTGCGCCGGGCGGGCGACGCACAGCCCGGCGTCGTGCTCGGTTCGACGGCCTTCGAGGGCGACCTGACGACGGCGGGGGCCGACGTGGTCGTCCGGGTGACGGCCGCGGCCCGGTACGGACTCGACCTCGGCGCCGTCGCGGACGAGCTGCGCACGCGCATCACCGAGACGTTGACCCGGCACACCGGGCTGACCGTCACGAGGGTCGACGTGCTCGTCGACGACGTCTTCGTGGCGAGGGAGGACGACCGATGA
- a CDS encoding ATP-binding protein, which yields MALNPYTPGAGTRPQTLIGREPQLAVVDNLADLVEAGRSSNPIVFTGLRGVGKTSLLQEIGASLRKRGWLAGYYEVRRDVEPGAAVRSIVRDSADLTRGRLRKALSSGVHAIGGMTLTLGPAGFTFAVDASAPHHGDSDPFPELVRFLRLLGRDASQNGAGVALLVDELQVFRKRDIAVLIQALSALQDEPIVLIGAGLPYLAAELSKANTYAERFRYELIDRLNEADARSAVVDPAFDLGTTWSDDALDHLLELAGGYPYFLQLYASESWVAAAGAARIEMTHVLAAAPAVQRQLDAGLYSARYDRLSEREREYVDTMVTVADADHRLFPGFGHSPRVESGAVAEELNKSLSQLATTRDRIIRKGIIHSPAYGQLAFSVPGFADYVRRRTGRA from the coding sequence ATGGCCCTGAACCCCTATACCCCCGGCGCCGGAACACGACCGCAGACCCTCATCGGCCGAGAGCCGCAGCTCGCCGTCGTCGACAACCTCGCCGACCTGGTCGAAGCCGGCCGTTCGTCGAATCCCATCGTGTTCACCGGCCTGCGAGGCGTGGGCAAGACGTCACTTCTGCAAGAGATCGGTGCATCGCTGAGGAAGCGAGGCTGGCTCGCCGGCTATTACGAGGTGCGTCGCGACGTCGAGCCCGGCGCCGCCGTGAGGTCCATCGTGCGAGACAGTGCCGACCTCACGCGCGGCAGACTCCGCAAGGCTCTCTCCTCAGGAGTGCACGCCATCGGGGGCATGACCTTGACGCTGGGGCCGGCTGGCTTCACGTTCGCCGTGGACGCATCGGCTCCTCATCACGGGGATTCCGATCCTTTCCCGGAGTTGGTGCGGTTCCTCCGGCTGCTGGGCCGGGACGCGAGCCAGAACGGGGCCGGTGTCGCCCTGCTCGTCGACGAGCTCCAAGTCTTCCGAAAGCGTGACATCGCCGTCCTGATCCAGGCCTTGTCCGCACTCCAGGACGAACCGATCGTCCTCATCGGCGCAGGACTGCCGTATCTCGCGGCCGAGCTCTCCAAGGCCAACACCTACGCCGAACGCTTCCGGTACGAGCTGATCGACCGGCTGAACGAGGCCGACGCACGATCTGCCGTCGTCGACCCCGCGTTCGACCTCGGGACGACGTGGTCCGACGACGCCCTCGACCATCTGCTCGAGCTGGCAGGCGGCTACCCCTATTTTCTCCAGCTCTACGCGAGCGAATCGTGGGTCGCTGCTGCGGGTGCAGCTCGCATCGAGATGACGCACGTCCTCGCGGCTGCCCCCGCCGTACAGAGGCAGCTGGATGCAGGCCTCTACTCGGCCCGGTACGACCGATTGTCCGAACGAGAGCGTGAGTACGTCGACACCATGGTCACCGTCGCCGATGCCGACCACCGGCTTTTCCCCGGGTTCGGCCATTCCCCTCGCGTCGAGTCCGGTGCCGTGGCCGAAGAGTTGAACAAGTCGCTGTCTCAACTCGCGACCACTCGAGACCGGATCATCAGGAAGGGAATCATCCACTCCCCCGCCTACGGTCAACTCGCGTTCTCCGTCCCCGGCTTCGCCGATTACGTCCGACGCCGGACCGGCCGCGCCTGA
- the hxlA gene encoding 3-hexulose-6-phosphate synthase: MKLQFAMDTLTTDAALELAAAAAPSVDIIELGTPLIKAEGFRAITAIKEAHPDKIVFADLKTMDAGELEAGEAFKAGADLVTVLGVAGDSTIAGAVKAAKAHGKGIVVDLIGVGDKAARAKEVVALGAEFVEMHAGLDEQAEEGFTFEKLLEAGKASGVPFSVAGGVKAATVGSVQDAGADVAVAGAAIYSADDVAGAAAEIRAAIK, from the coding sequence ATGAAGCTGCAGTTCGCCATGGACACCCTGACCACCGACGCCGCCCTCGAGCTGGCCGCCGCCGCCGCGCCCAGCGTCGACATCATCGAGCTCGGCACGCCCCTGATCAAGGCCGAGGGCTTCCGCGCCATCACCGCCATCAAGGAGGCGCACCCCGACAAGATCGTCTTCGCCGACCTCAAGACGATGGACGCCGGCGAGCTCGAGGCGGGCGAGGCGTTCAAGGCCGGCGCCGACCTGGTGACCGTGCTCGGAGTCGCCGGTGACAGCACCATCGCCGGTGCTGTCAAGGCCGCCAAGGCCCACGGCAAGGGAATCGTCGTCGACCTCATCGGCGTCGGCGACAAGGCCGCCCGCGCCAAGGAGGTCGTCGCGCTCGGTGCCGAGTTCGTCGAGATGCACGCCGGGCTCGACGAGCAGGCCGAAGAGGGCTTCACGTTCGAGAAGCTGCTCGAGGCCGGCAAGGCGTCGGGTGTGCCGTTCTCGGTCGCCGGTGGCGTCAAGGCCGCCACCGTCGGCTCGGTCCAGGACGCCGGAGCCGACGTCGCCGTCGCCGGTGCCGCGATCTACTCGGCCGACGACGTCGCCGGTGCCGCCGCCGAGATCCGCGCCGCCATCAAGTAG
- a CDS encoding helix-turn-helix transcriptional regulator, translated as MSRTLHDGPTRAGSDALARTLASEHARATADLVDRHAMTLESVLAALRSRRLDDRAARAEAIDVAASALVALRTGSDRDRGTTLEPVVGAFARLRSDLRPLVRFGDLDVQFVEPPATGRALPGDVAHVARAVVRNAVLTFVDAGDARRVRIQWDCDGLNLLIAIRDDGAGELTAHDDALRPITEQVSGVGGELTVASTVGWGSELTVRLPLDPPPSNEPWELVAALSEREREVLHRVAAGDRNRDIASALGISDNTVKFHVSNLLRKLGARSRTELAALTSSP; from the coding sequence ATGAGTCGCACCCTGCACGACGGCCCCACCCGAGCCGGTTCCGACGCCCTCGCCCGGACGCTGGCGTCCGAGCACGCGCGGGCGACCGCCGACCTGGTGGACCGGCACGCGATGACCCTCGAGTCCGTCCTGGCCGCCCTGCGCTCGCGACGCCTCGACGACCGGGCGGCGCGGGCCGAGGCCATCGACGTGGCCGCGAGTGCCCTGGTCGCCCTGCGGACCGGTTCCGACCGCGACCGGGGCACGACGCTCGAGCCGGTCGTCGGGGCCTTCGCGCGCCTCCGGTCGGACCTGCGCCCGCTCGTGCGCTTCGGCGACCTGGACGTCCAGTTCGTCGAGCCGCCGGCGACGGGCCGGGCCCTGCCGGGTGACGTGGCGCACGTGGCCCGGGCCGTCGTCCGGAACGCCGTGCTCACCTTCGTGGACGCGGGCGACGCCCGTCGGGTGCGCATCCAGTGGGACTGCGACGGCCTGAACCTGCTGATCGCGATCCGAGACGACGGCGCGGGCGAGTTGACGGCGCACGACGACGCCCTGCGACCGATCACCGAGCAGGTCTCGGGGGTCGGGGGCGAGCTGACGGTGGCATCGACGGTGGGGTGGGGCTCGGAGTTGACGGTGCGTCTGCCGCTCGACCCGCCGCCGTCGAACGAGCCGTGGGAGCTGGTCGCCGCCCTGAGCGAGCGCGAACGCGAGGTGCTGCACCGCGTGGCGGCCGGGGACCGGAACCGCGACATCGCGTCGGCTCTCGGCATCAGCGACAACACCGTGAAGTTCCACGTCTCGAACCTGTTGCGCAAGCTCGGGGCCCGCAGCCGCACCGAGCTCGCCGCCCTGACGTCGTCCCCCTGA
- a CDS encoding helix-turn-helix domain-containing protein, with translation MTPRETSRSTLTDAASMRVLAHPTRLRLLGLLRERGAQTAAQLGDAVDEAPGTISYHLSKLASIDLIGPAEPQTTDRRERWWQATAQLTSWEPADLLDDPDRLVASSALEKSIGQAYAARFGEYVDAMPTLPREWVAAGASGDRSLRLTATELAALRRDLEAVVDRWLDASAAHDPAADDGAESVVLVYQAYRRP, from the coding sequence ATGACCCCGCGCGAGACATCCCGCAGCACCCTCACCGACGCCGCCTCGATGCGCGTGCTCGCCCACCCGACGCGGTTGCGCCTCCTCGGTCTGCTGCGCGAACGCGGCGCGCAGACGGCCGCCCAGCTCGGCGACGCCGTCGACGAGGCCCCGGGGACGATCAGCTACCACCTGTCGAAGCTCGCCTCGATCGACCTGATCGGCCCGGCCGAGCCGCAGACCACCGACCGTCGTGAACGCTGGTGGCAGGCCACCGCCCAGCTCACCAGTTGGGAGCCCGCCGATCTGCTCGACGACCCCGACCGCCTCGTCGCGTCGTCCGCCCTGGAGAAGTCGATCGGCCAGGCCTACGCCGCGCGCTTCGGCGAGTACGTCGACGCGATGCCCACCCTGCCCCGCGAGTGGGTCGCGGCCGGGGCGAGCGGCGACCGCAGCCTGCGCCTCACCGCGACCGAGCTCGCCGCCCTGCGCCGCGACCTCGAGGCCGTCGTCGACCGCTGGCTCGACGCCAGTGCCGCCCACGACCCGGCGGCCGACGACGGCGCCGAGTCGGTCGTCCTCGTCTACCAGGCCTACCGCCGCCCCTGA
- a CDS encoding MFS transporter: MSENGRAEEARVTDSAPHLGRTDRPRSGRPGRPARVALSSLVAAHAISQTGNVVTAFAVPFYVLGLGGSGAEVGLAAAFATAPVIIGGPLGGVVVDRVGPRRAAIVADLVSGASVLAMPVLALTVGLPFWALLALVFVGGLLDTPGQVARRVMLPGLTEGAGVRIERSVGLIDGSERFAKLIGASIAGLLVAVVGPVASLFVNAATFAVSAALTGALVPAPDPVRTGSANARDDHPSDPTDASEPTRASYRADLAEGARFVVRDPLMRLIVALVLVTNLLDAARGSTLLPLYANDRLGGAAALGLLVATMGGCALAGNVAFGFVAHRVPRRVTFVVCFTLAGGPSSLAFALGAPLPVLVAATALSGLAAGALNPILGTVQLERTPDHLRGRVFGLVTAGAWAGIPIGALLGGIAADTIGLAVAFGIVAVVYTTVTLAPLTGGAWRLMERRRPPGGRSPAPPL, encoded by the coding sequence GTGAGCGAGAACGGACGAGCCGAGGAGGCGCGGGTCACCGACAGCGCCCCTCACCTCGGCCGCACCGACCGGCCCCGCAGCGGGCGCCCGGGTCGCCCCGCCCGCGTGGCCCTCTCGTCCCTGGTCGCGGCCCACGCGATCTCGCAGACCGGCAACGTCGTGACGGCGTTCGCCGTGCCCTTCTACGTCCTGGGGCTCGGCGGATCGGGGGCCGAGGTCGGGCTCGCGGCGGCCTTCGCGACGGCCCCGGTGATCATCGGCGGACCGCTCGGCGGCGTCGTCGTCGATCGGGTCGGGCCCCGGAGGGCCGCGATCGTCGCCGACCTGGTGAGCGGCGCCTCCGTCCTCGCGATGCCCGTGCTCGCCCTCACCGTCGGGCTGCCGTTCTGGGCCCTGCTCGCGCTCGTGTTCGTGGGCGGACTGCTCGACACCCCCGGGCAGGTGGCGCGCCGGGTGATGCTGCCCGGGCTGACCGAGGGGGCCGGGGTGCGCATCGAACGCAGCGTGGGGCTGATCGACGGGTCCGAGCGCTTCGCAAAGCTGATCGGGGCCTCGATCGCGGGACTGCTCGTCGCCGTCGTCGGGCCGGTCGCGTCCCTCTTCGTCAACGCCGCCACCTTCGCCGTCTCGGCCGCGCTGACCGGGGCGCTCGTCCCCGCGCCCGATCCGGTACGGACCGGATCAGCGAATGCGAGAGACGACCACCCGTCCGATCCGACCGACGCGTCCGAGCCGACCCGCGCCTCCTACCGGGCCGACCTCGCCGAGGGAGCCCGGTTCGTCGTCCGCGATCCCCTGATGCGGCTGATCGTCGCGCTCGTGCTGGTCACGAACCTGCTCGACGCCGCCCGCGGGTCGACCCTGCTGCCCCTCTACGCGAACGACCGACTGGGAGGCGCGGCCGCCCTGGGACTGCTCGTCGCCACCATGGGCGGGTGCGCCCTCGCCGGCAACGTCGCCTTCGGCTTCGTCGCCCACCGGGTGCCGCGCCGCGTCACCTTCGTCGTCTGCTTCACCCTCGCCGGCGGGCCGTCGAGCCTGGCGTTCGCCCTCGGGGCCCCGCTACCGGTGCTGGTCGCCGCGACGGCGCTCTCGGGGCTCGCCGCCGGAGCCCTCAACCCCATCCTCGGCACGGTGCAGCTCGAGCGCACCCCCGACCACCTGCGCGGACGGGTCTTCGGGCTGGTCACCGCCGGAGCCTGGGCCGGCATCCCGATCGGCGCCCTGCTCGGAGGGATCGCCGCCGACACGATCGGGCTGGCGGTCGCGTTCGGCATCGTCGCCGTCGTCTACACGACCGTCACGCTCGCCCCGCTCACCGGTGGCGCCTGGCGACTGATGGAGCGACGACGCCCGCCCGGCGGCCGATCCCCTGCACCCCCGCTGTGA
- a CDS encoding phosphatase PAP2 family protein → MTAHPTLSTTPAVRRRVTGRWVVASSASLVVLAGVYTIAVLTEAGQSMEDSILRSVDGTTLLQSGVALDAISPPAVLLVVALTMLVAFLRRRPGSAVQAGVLIVGATVTTQVLKQLAPRPELTGELYGNSFPSGHVTVAVAAVLAIMTTFGRHARPLFYMIGAAFAAVVAEQTVAFGWHRCSDVVGACAVALLWLGLVRIGAARLSRDPRGRDDVGPRSHGATSVVLGLALVVCLTLSGAIWSIGIGSDMSLTTSTGQGVLMGARLAAAGVVLVTCWIAWKLDRKA, encoded by the coding sequence GTGACTGCTCACCCCACCCTCTCGACGACCCCGGCCGTCCGCCGACGGGTCACGGGTCGCTGGGTGGTCGCCTCGTCGGCGTCGCTCGTCGTGCTGGCGGGCGTCTACACGATCGCCGTCCTCACCGAGGCGGGCCAGTCCATGGAAGACAGCATCCTCCGCTCGGTCGACGGCACCACCCTGCTGCAGTCCGGGGTCGCGCTCGACGCCATCTCCCCGCCGGCCGTCTTGTTGGTCGTCGCCCTGACGATGCTCGTCGCGTTCCTCCGCCGCCGGCCCGGCTCGGCCGTCCAGGCGGGTGTGCTGATCGTCGGCGCCACGGTCACCACGCAGGTGCTGAAGCAGCTCGCGCCTCGTCCCGAGCTGACCGGCGAGCTCTACGGCAACAGCTTCCCCAGCGGGCACGTGACGGTCGCCGTCGCCGCCGTGCTGGCGATCATGACCACCTTCGGCCGGCACGCCCGGCCGCTGTTCTACATGATCGGCGCGGCCTTCGCGGCCGTCGTCGCCGAGCAGACCGTCGCCTTCGGCTGGCACCGCTGCAGCGACGTCGTCGGCGCCTGTGCCGTGGCCCTGCTCTGGCTCGGTCTCGTGCGCATCGGCGCGGCCCGGCTGTCGCGTGACCCTCGCGGCCGCGACGACGTCGGCCCGCGGTCGCACGGGGCCACCTCGGTGGTGCTCGGCCTCGCATTGGTCGTCTGCCTCACCCTGTCGGGTGCGATCTGGAGCATCGGCATCGGCTCCGACATGAGCCTCACGACGTCGACCGGTCAGGGCGTGCTGATGGGTGCGCGCCTGGCTGCGGCCGGTGTCGTGCTCGTCACGTGCTGGATCGCGTGGAAGCTCGACCGCAAGGCCTGA
- a CDS encoding VIT1/CCC1 transporter family protein, producing the protein MPTSSTSTRTPADLRRWRRYLADERAEESTYRDLARRRDGEERAILLALADAEGRHAQHWVDLLGDDVGRPARTDLRTRVLGVLARRFGSIFVLALVQSAEARSPYATDADATDAMAADERIHGEVVRGLAERGRNRLSGSFRAAVFGANDGLVSNLALVLGISASGVANHVVLLTGLSGLLAGALSMGAGEYVSVRSQRELLDASTPDPTARQVLPDLDVDANELALVYRARGMSPDEAEAHARQVLAGAGRGASSPSAPPAGAAPGAATAGWADAPDQEAPSGDEPATHETLGTAFGAAASSFCFFASGAVIAVLPYLFGLSGLAAVVVASALVGVALLGTGAVVGLLSGASPVKRALRQLGIGFGAAAVTYLLGLLFGTGAAG; encoded by the coding sequence ATGCCCACGAGCAGCACCAGCACCCGCACCCCGGCCGACCTGCGCCGCTGGCGGCGCTACCTCGCCGACGAACGCGCCGAGGAGTCGACCTACCGCGACCTCGCCCGCCGCCGCGACGGCGAGGAGCGCGCGATCCTGCTCGCCCTGGCCGACGCCGAGGGCCGCCACGCGCAGCACTGGGTCGACCTGCTCGGCGACGACGTCGGACGCCCGGCCCGCACCGACCTGCGCACCCGCGTGCTCGGGGTGCTCGCCCGGCGCTTCGGCTCGATCTTCGTCCTCGCGCTGGTGCAGAGCGCCGAGGCGCGGTCGCCCTACGCGACCGACGCCGACGCCACCGACGCGATGGCCGCCGACGAGCGCATCCACGGCGAGGTCGTGCGCGGCCTCGCCGAGCGGGGTCGCAACCGCCTGTCGGGGTCGTTCCGTGCGGCGGTGTTCGGGGCGAACGACGGGCTCGTCAGCAACCTGGCGCTCGTGCTCGGCATCAGCGCGTCCGGCGTCGCGAACCACGTCGTGCTGCTCACCGGGCTCTCGGGCCTGCTCGCCGGGGCCCTGTCGATGGGTGCGGGCGAGTACGTCTCGGTGCGGTCGCAGCGCGAACTGCTCGACGCCTCCACCCCCGACCCGACGGCGCGGCAGGTGCTGCCCGACCTCGACGTCGACGCGAACGAGCTGGCGCTCGTCTACCGGGCGCGGGGCATGTCGCCGGACGAGGCCGAGGCCCACGCGCGGCAGGTGCTCGCGGGCGCGGGTCGAGGTGCCTCGTCGCCGAGCGCGCCTCCTGCGGGGGCCGCGCCGGGCGCCGCCACTGCCGGCTGGGCGGACGCCCCGGACCAGGAGGCGCCGTCGGGTGACGAACCCGCCACCCACGAGACCCTCGGCACGGCCTTCGGCGCTGCCGCCTCGAGCTTCTGCTTCTTCGCGTCCGGGGCCGTCATCGCCGTGCTGCCCTACCTGTTCGGGCTGTCCGGGCTCGCGGCCGTCGTCGTCGCATCCGCCCTGGTCGGCGTCGCCCTGCTCGGCACCGGTGCCGTCGTCGGGCTGCTGTCGGGGGCCAGCCCGGTCAAGCGGGCCCTGCGCCAGCTCGGCATCGGGTTCGGGGCGGCCGCCGTGACGTACCTGCTCGGGCTGCTGTTCGGGACGGGCGCGGCGGGCTGA
- a CDS encoding DUF429 domain-containing protein, translating to MPTPPPRYLGVDLAWRDSTPERPANETGLAVIDADGTVLDAGWARGVDEVEAWVLHWSTPGSVVAIDAPVLVPNATGMRASERLVARAYGRWHVSANASSASLPWLGGRTLGERLERAGGVYDDGVLPVPVEAVGHFECYPYTTLVGMTELGYDDKRPRYKRPDLTLPKEARREARAAACDELLRRLDGLAGAAVPVRLDSHPVSAALLDEPSPLVDRAYKHREDLLDALVCAWTAALRARTPERLQVLGVDTEPDDRGRRATLISPARPEQRLGPAPVARVDRDARRAS from the coding sequence GTGCCCACACCCCCGCCCCGCTACCTCGGCGTCGACCTCGCCTGGCGCGACTCGACGCCCGAGCGTCCCGCGAACGAGACCGGCCTGGCCGTGATCGACGCCGACGGCACGGTGCTCGACGCCGGTTGGGCCCGCGGGGTCGACGAGGTCGAGGCCTGGGTGCTGCACTGGTCGACGCCCGGTTCCGTCGTCGCGATCGACGCCCCCGTGCTCGTGCCGAACGCCACGGGAATGCGGGCGAGCGAACGGCTCGTGGCGCGCGCCTACGGTCGCTGGCACGTCTCGGCCAACGCGAGCAGCGCCTCCTTGCCCTGGCTCGGCGGACGCACCCTCGGCGAGCGCCTCGAGCGTGCCGGCGGCGTGTACGACGACGGTGTGCTGCCCGTGCCCGTCGAGGCGGTCGGGCACTTCGAGTGCTACCCGTACACGACCCTGGTCGGGATGACCGAGCTCGGCTACGACGACAAGCGCCCTCGCTACAAGCGGCCCGACCTCACCCTGCCGAAGGAGGCGCGGCGCGAGGCCCGCGCGGCGGCCTGCGACGAGCTGCTGCGTCGGTTGGACGGGCTGGCCGGGGCCGCAGTGCCGGTGCGCCTCGACTCGCACCCCGTGTCGGCGGCGCTGCTCGACGAGCCGTCACCTCTCGTCGACCGCGCCTACAAGCACCGCGAGGACCTGCTCGACGCCCTGGTCTGCGCCTGGACGGCGGCGCTCCGCGCCCGCACGCCCGAGCGCCTGCAGGTGCTCGGCGTCGACACCGAGCCGGACGACCGCGGGAGGCGCGCGACGCTGATCTCACCGGCCCGCCCCGAGCAGCGGCTCGGCCCCGCGCCCGTGGCGAGGGTCGATCGAGACGCACGCCGCGCCTCCTGA
- a CDS encoding GNAT family N-acetyltransferase has translation MPARPVTVRRTTADDWQHVRDLRLAMLADTPIAYGETLAVARRHAEAEWRMRAARGEAEHGTSLVAIDDETGDWVGAMGGFLQAPGQPLLVGVYVAPTHRGRAAGVTDLLLDGVEAWAATEGDALRLHVHEQNERAIAFYRRRGYEPTGHTNAYALDPTAQELEMLAPLR, from the coding sequence ATGCCCGCACGACCCGTGACCGTCCGCCGCACGACCGCCGACGACTGGCAGCACGTCCGCGATCTGCGCCTCGCGATGCTCGCCGACACCCCGATCGCCTACGGCGAGACGCTGGCCGTCGCCCGTCGTCACGCCGAGGCCGAATGGCGGATGCGCGCGGCCCGGGGCGAGGCCGAGCACGGCACCTCGCTGGTCGCGATCGACGACGAGACGGGCGACTGGGTCGGTGCCATGGGCGGCTTCCTCCAGGCACCGGGGCAGCCCCTGCTGGTCGGCGTGTACGTCGCCCCGACCCACCGGGGGCGCGCGGCCGGCGTCACCGATCTGCTGCTCGACGGCGTCGAGGCCTGGGCCGCGACCGAGGGCGATGCCCTGCGGCTGCACGTCCACGAGCAGAACGAGCGGGCCATCGCGTTCTACCGCCGACGCGGGTACGAACCGACCGGCCACACGAACGCCTACGCCCTCGACCCCACGGCGCAGGAGCTCGAGATGCTCGCGCCGCTGCGCTGA